From the genome of Effusibacillus lacus, one region includes:
- a CDS encoding xylose ABC transporter ATP-binding protein, producing the protein MEGITKEFPGVKALDRVTFQVAKGEIHAICGENGAGKSTLMKILSGFYPYGTYDGTIRIHGQERCFHSIEDAERSGIAIIYQELALVKELPVAENIFLGNEIASGGILNWNATYAEARKWLERVGLKNVDPRTAIGQLGIGKQQLVEIAKALSKRADILILDEPTAALTETEVEGLLDILKQLKREGVTCIYISHKLNEVFQIADSITVLRDGQTIATHPAGDLNEDKMIALMVGRELTNRFPPLDHEIGDVVLKVEDFSVPDPDQPETNLIDQLEFEVRAGEILGIAGLMGSGRTELAMSLFGEYLVKGHGRVTVDGQPVQIRSANDAIRAGIALVTEDRKRFGLVLNLDIKSNITLSSLNQVSSRGVIQANAEIRQSLDYVSQLRIKTPSVETVAGTLSGGNQQKVVLAKSLMTRPKVLILDEPTRGIDVGAKYEIYQIINELAKQGVAIILISSELPEVIGMSDRILVMHEGRINAQFIRGEATQEKIMQKATGGK; encoded by the coding sequence ATGGAAGGCATTACCAAGGAATTTCCGGGTGTCAAAGCGCTTGATCGCGTCACATTCCAGGTGGCGAAAGGGGAAATCCATGCGATCTGTGGCGAAAACGGCGCCGGAAAATCGACACTGATGAAAATCCTCAGCGGGTTTTATCCATATGGGACATACGACGGCACCATTCGGATACATGGACAGGAACGTTGTTTTCATTCGATCGAGGATGCGGAACGTTCGGGAATTGCAATTATTTATCAAGAACTCGCACTCGTAAAAGAATTGCCGGTGGCGGAAAATATTTTTCTTGGCAATGAAATTGCAAGCGGAGGAATTTTAAATTGGAATGCCACTTATGCCGAAGCCCGGAAGTGGCTGGAACGCGTGGGATTAAAAAATGTTGACCCGCGGACGGCAATCGGTCAATTGGGCATTGGCAAACAGCAGTTGGTCGAAATCGCTAAAGCGTTGTCAAAACGGGCCGATATTCTGATTCTGGATGAGCCGACTGCCGCATTGACCGAAACAGAAGTCGAAGGGTTGCTCGATATCCTGAAGCAGTTGAAGCGGGAAGGTGTTACTTGCATTTATATTTCACACAAATTAAATGAAGTGTTTCAGATTGCCGATTCGATCACCGTATTACGGGATGGTCAAACGATTGCGACTCATCCGGCAGGGGATCTGAATGAAGACAAAATGATTGCCTTGATGGTCGGTCGTGAACTGACAAACCGGTTTCCGCCGCTTGATCATGAAATTGGAGATGTCGTATTGAAAGTGGAGGATTTTTCTGTTCCGGACCCCGATCAACCCGAAACGAATTTGATTGATCAGTTGGAATTCGAAGTGCGGGCAGGTGAAATTCTTGGTATCGCCGGTTTGATGGGATCGGGGCGGACGGAACTTGCGATGAGCCTGTTTGGTGAATATCTCGTTAAAGGACATGGCAGGGTCACGGTGGACGGACAGCCTGTGCAGATTCGTTCCGCGAATGATGCGATTCGTGCCGGAATCGCGCTGGTGACGGAGGATCGGAAACGCTTCGGACTCGTGCTCAATTTGGACATCAAGTCCAACATTACGCTCTCGAGTTTGAACCAGGTTTCAAGCAGAGGCGTTATTCAGGCCAATGCCGAGATCAGGCAGAGCCTGGACTATGTGAGCCAACTTCGTATCAAAACACCTTCGGTTGAAACGGTTGCGGGAACTCTGAGCGGCGGGAACCAGCAGAAGGTGGTATTGGCCAAGTCGCTGATGACCCGGCCGAAAGTGTTGATTCTCGACGAACCCACCCGTGGAATCGATGTGGGCGCAAAATATGAGATTTACCAGATTATCAACGAACTAGCCAAGCAAGGCGTGGCAATTATTCTGATTTCTTCCGAGCTTCCCGAAGTGATCGGCATGAGTGACCGGATCTTGGTGATGCATGAAGGCAGGATTAACGCCCAATTCATTCGTGGGGAAGCGACACAAGAAAAAATCATGCAAAAAGCGACAGGGGGGAAATGA
- a CDS encoding sensor histidine kinase, with protein sequence MLSGVSVFIISSKEKTLNQYDRIIQQLLLLNEISWDTNQMMTTMTNYMNHPTQETESQFLLTYQQLEKKKTQLDSIEAETNFLTVRNYDNMLNNFLEQADAFLKNYKLDRIEEYTSHYGEMAAIAKFIKESTLNLIDSTLTQYQMLYEQLKTKNNYYRRFMIALLITSILMTTLVMIVFAQSITRPIRLLEHEAKRIGQGDFSGEDVQVTSRDEMQILAHAFNVMKGNLQEHLRTIQERAEIKRLLQEAELKSLQSQINPHFLFNTLNTISKMAYLEGAEEISELINSVSSMLRYSLRKLNQAVTVSEEAEHVQNYFYIQKKRFGSRIQTEVVVDDACLNLPIPNLTLQPLVENAFIHGIDDLEEGGKIVVRIYCNTQHCTIEVQDNGKGMSEEVKTQLLSLEQTRIPQGHSTGLGVHNVLKRLALFYGEEVTWAIESQVGAGTLIRLQFPTAKRKEVESR encoded by the coding sequence TTGTTGAGCGGCGTTTCCGTCTTTATTATTTCCAGCAAGGAAAAAACGTTAAATCAATATGACCGCATTATTCAGCAACTCCTGCTGCTGAACGAAATTTCTTGGGACACCAATCAGATGATGACTACAATGACGAATTATATGAATCACCCGACTCAGGAAACGGAATCGCAATTCCTGCTTACTTATCAGCAACTGGAGAAGAAAAAGACGCAATTGGATTCGATTGAAGCGGAAACCAATTTTCTGACCGTCAGGAACTATGATAATATGTTGAACAATTTTCTCGAACAGGCTGATGCTTTCCTGAAGAATTACAAACTGGACCGGATTGAAGAGTACACGTCCCATTACGGGGAAATGGCGGCGATTGCCAAATTCATTAAAGAGTCCACACTCAATCTGATTGATAGTACACTTACGCAATACCAAATGCTGTATGAACAGTTGAAAACGAAAAACAATTATTATCGCCGGTTCATGATCGCACTTTTAATTACGTCCATCCTGATGACCACTTTGGTAATGATTGTGTTTGCGCAAAGCATCACAAGGCCAATCCGGCTTCTGGAACATGAAGCGAAACGAATCGGCCAGGGGGATTTTTCCGGCGAGGATGTTCAAGTCACATCCCGAGATGAAATGCAAATCCTGGCTCATGCTTTTAATGTGATGAAAGGCAATCTGCAGGAACATCTCCGGACGATTCAGGAACGGGCTGAAATCAAAAGGCTGTTGCAGGAAGCCGAACTGAAAAGCTTGCAAAGCCAGATCAATCCTCATTTTTTGTTCAACACATTGAATACGATCTCAAAAATGGCCTATTTGGAGGGTGCGGAAGAAATCAGCGAGTTGATCAACTCGGTCTCGTCCATGTTGCGTTACAGTTTGCGCAAGCTGAATCAGGCCGTTACTGTTTCGGAAGAAGCTGAACATGTTCAGAACTATTTTTACATCCAGAAAAAAAGGTTTGGCAGCCGTATTCAGACAGAGGTAGTTGTGGACGATGCCTGCCTTAATTTGCCGATTCCCAACCTGACATTGCAGCCACTGGTTGAAAACGCGTTCATCCACGGTATAGACGATCTGGAAGAGGGAGGCAAAATCGTTGTCCGCATATACTGCAACACACAACACTGCACGATTGAGGTACAGGACAACGGAAAAGGCATGTCGGAAGAAGTGAAGACGCAACTGCTGTCGCTGGAACAAACCAGGATTCCGCAAGGCCATTCGACCGGACTCGGGGTTCACAATGTTTTGAAACGGCTCGCCTTGTTTTATGGTGAGGAAGTCACATGGGCAATAGAATCACAAGTGGGGGCAGGCACGTTGATTCGTTTGCAATTTCCAACCGCAAAAAGGAAAGAGGTCGAATCAAGATGA
- a CDS encoding sugar phosphate isomerase/epimerase family protein gives MSKRVKNSVGIWAFGPNATRFVPTGYHPEVIEEDMVAKTERVAKGLGPWIDGFEYHYPGEINEKNAEAIQQVLKSQGKDIYALAAGNHVNPKFALGSFINPDKKIRQEAVSIVKAGIDMAASLKSHFIIWPGAEGYNYPFMTNYADMWTWFVDAIAEITEHAKKYGVKIFLEHKNSEPAMKIAMRSIGMTLFTIQKVKEHGVDTSNLLVNMDWQHLIMNGENLAEYARLLAMEGKLGHQHGNSGWGDFDDDNMVGALRFMETLELAKELQDVGYGNHGERIGFDLYPYTEDQVEAVKQSVIQWEFIDDLARKINHEALYEAKQQKNAVRAYQVVFEVIGLNERYVKELLARRNGE, from the coding sequence ATGAGTAAGCGAGTGAAAAACAGTGTGGGCATTTGGGCATTCGGACCGAATGCGACCAGATTTGTGCCGACCGGTTACCATCCGGAAGTGATCGAAGAAGACATGGTGGCAAAGACGGAACGGGTGGCAAAAGGACTGGGTCCGTGGATCGACGGATTTGAATACCACTACCCGGGTGAAATCAACGAGAAAAACGCGGAAGCGATTCAACAGGTATTAAAGTCGCAAGGCAAAGACATCTATGCCCTTGCGGCCGGGAATCACGTGAATCCGAAATTTGCGTTGGGTTCGTTCATCAACCCTGACAAAAAGATTCGGCAGGAAGCCGTTTCGATTGTCAAAGCGGGCATTGATATGGCGGCATCCCTGAAATCGCATTTCATCATCTGGCCCGGTGCCGAGGGATACAACTATCCCTTTATGACCAACTATGCCGACATGTGGACATGGTTCGTTGATGCGATTGCAGAGATAACCGAGCATGCGAAAAAATACGGCGTAAAAATCTTTTTGGAACACAAAAACAGTGAACCTGCGATGAAAATTGCGATGCGTTCAATCGGCATGACGCTGTTTACGATCCAAAAGGTAAAGGAGCACGGGGTCGACACCTCGAATCTGCTCGTCAACATGGACTGGCAGCATCTGATCATGAACGGAGAAAACCTTGCCGAATACGCGCGTTTGCTTGCGATGGAAGGCAAATTGGGTCACCAGCATGGCAACAGCGGTTGGGGCGATTTTGACGATGACAACATGGTCGGTGCATTGCGTTTTATGGAAACTTTGGAACTGGCAAAAGAACTGCAGGATGTCGGTTACGGCAACCACGGGGAGCGAATCGGTTTCGACCTGTATCCGTACACGGAAGACCAGGTGGAAGCGGTCAAACAAAGCGTGATTCAATGGGAATTTATTGATGATCTGGCGCGCAAAATCAACCACGAGGCACTCTATGAAGCGAAACAGCAGAAAAATGCGGTGCGCGCTTATCAGGTAGTGTTTGAAGTGATCGGATTGAACGAGCGGTATGTGAAAGAATTGCTGGCTCGCAGAAACGGAGAGTAA
- a CDS encoding Gfo/Idh/MocA family protein has product MSRKVRWGVLSTANIACEQLIPAIHRAVNAEVVAIASGSGQAQSAAERLEIPKFYDSYQSLLDDSEIDAVYIPLPNHLHREWTSQAARAKKHVLCEKPAALNTREVREILDECGKSNVLFMEAFMYRFHPQHQKVKDLIQDGVIGGVKLMRASFSFFMENREGNIRLASEMGGGAVYDIGCYCINSIRYILGREPVSVRAFGEIENGVDTDARAILNFANGIHAIFDCSFNMAMRNEYEVVGTKGTIRVPQAFRPDIHGGRGIIEIHQELAKKEIAIVANQYQQEVEHFSNCVLSGQQPEYSGENTLKNMKVIDAVLQAIKTGEEVAIDE; this is encoded by the coding sequence ATGAGTCGTAAAGTGAGATGGGGTGTCCTTAGCACTGCCAACATTGCCTGCGAACAATTGATTCCTGCCATTCACCGGGCCGTCAACGCGGAAGTGGTTGCGATTGCAAGCGGCAGCGGGCAGGCGCAAAGTGCCGCCGAACGTCTGGAAATTCCCAAATTCTATGACAGCTATCAATCGTTGCTGGACGATTCGGAGATAGATGCAGTGTACATTCCACTGCCGAACCATTTGCACCGTGAATGGACGAGTCAGGCGGCGCGGGCAAAAAAACACGTGTTATGCGAAAAACCGGCAGCGTTAAATACCCGTGAGGTTCGAGAAATACTGGATGAATGTGGCAAAAGTAACGTGCTCTTCATGGAGGCGTTCATGTATCGTTTCCACCCGCAGCACCAAAAAGTGAAAGATTTGATACAGGACGGCGTGATTGGTGGTGTCAAACTGATGCGGGCCAGTTTTTCCTTTTTCATGGAAAACCGGGAGGGAAATATCCGTCTCGCTTCCGAAATGGGCGGGGGAGCGGTGTATGACATCGGATGCTACTGCATCAACTCGATCCGTTACATCCTCGGACGCGAACCTGTCAGCGTGCGTGCTTTTGGCGAAATCGAAAACGGTGTCGATACGGACGCAAGGGCGATCCTGAATTTTGCCAACGGGATTCACGCGATTTTTGACTGCAGTTTTAATATGGCGATGCGCAACGAATATGAAGTTGTCGGCACAAAAGGAACGATTCGGGTTCCCCAGGCATTCCGGCCAGACATCCATGGCGGACGGGGGATCATCGAGATTCATCAGGAACTTGCCAAAAAAGAAATCGCAATCGTGGCAAATCAGTATCAACAAGAGGTGGAACATTTTTCCAATTGTGTTTTAAGCGGCCAACAACCGGAATACTCGGGAGAAAACACATTGAAAAACATGAAAGTGATCGATGCGGTTCTGCAAGCAATCAAAACGGGAGAAGAGGTGGCAATTGATGAGTAA
- a CDS encoding D-lyxose/D-mannose family sugar isomerase, with protein sequence MLTRKQYAEMRDRTLQFLQKAGIVLTPEEQEAVEVADFGLENLEVEGLQLITYVNTDRYCAKELVLFPRQTCPEHLHPDVNGEEGKQETFRCRYGTVYLYVEGPASPEIQSVIPEGKEACYTVRHEFVLKPGEQYTIPPHTKHWFQASEEGTIVSEFSSTNRDEYDIFTDPAIKRIPVIGE encoded by the coding sequence ATGTTGACACGCAAACAATATGCAGAGATGCGGGACAGAACCTTGCAATTTTTGCAAAAAGCGGGAATCGTCCTGACTCCGGAAGAACAGGAAGCGGTCGAAGTTGCTGATTTTGGCCTGGAAAACCTTGAAGTGGAAGGGTTGCAACTGATCACCTATGTGAATACAGACCGTTATTGCGCAAAAGAACTCGTGCTGTTCCCGCGGCAGACCTGTCCGGAACACCTGCATCCCGATGTAAACGGGGAAGAAGGCAAGCAAGAAACGTTCCGCTGCAGGTACGGCACGGTTTATCTGTATGTGGAAGGTCCCGCTTCACCGGAGATCCAGAGTGTGATTCCGGAAGGAAAAGAAGCCTGTTATACGGTTCGCCACGAGTTTGTGTTAAAGCCGGGAGAGCAATACACGATCCCACCGCACACAAAACATTGGTTCCAGGCGAGTGAGGAAGGGACGATCGTCTCAGAGTTTTCCAGCACCAACCGCGATGAGTACGACATTTTTACAGATCCGGCCATTAAGCGGATTCCGGTAATCGGGGAGTGA
- a CDS encoding sugar ABC transporter permease — protein MKTDKVASNGPGALWNRWIASIDIRSYTMIFALIGIWVLFSFMSDFFLTSRNLSNLFVQMSVTAVLAIGMLLVIVAGHIDLSVGSIVGLTGGLAAILQVWAKWPTWSVVIVTILAGVLIGLIQGWWVAYRSVPAFIVTLGGMMAFRGILTGITKGQTVAPMQESFRTIGQSYLPQGVGLFLGIVIAAALLYGLWNARRSRIKYGFEVGSPLIDTGKAVFFIALTFIFIFLMSSYKGVPFPFLLVIIFAVIFTFLANKTTFGRHIYAIGGNNEAARLSGINIKRRTLMVFVLSATMASIAGIMQVARLNAATISSGTMYELDAIAACVIGGTSLMGGRGKISGVIIGALVMASLDNGMSIMNVESFWQQITKGAILVLAVWIDIYSQNRKKSGKVA, from the coding sequence ATGAAAACAGACAAGGTTGCTTCCAACGGTCCAGGGGCGTTGTGGAACCGGTGGATCGCTTCAATCGATATCCGTTCCTACACAATGATTTTTGCACTGATCGGGATCTGGGTTCTGTTTTCTTTCATGAGTGATTTCTTTTTAACCTCTCGAAATTTATCAAATCTGTTTGTTCAAATGTCGGTTACGGCTGTGTTGGCGATCGGGATGTTATTGGTGATTGTAGCGGGACATATTGATTTGTCCGTCGGTTCGATTGTCGGGCTGACCGGAGGGCTTGCCGCAATTTTGCAGGTATGGGCCAAATGGCCGACATGGTCGGTGGTGATTGTAACCATCCTCGCTGGTGTACTGATCGGCTTGATCCAAGGTTGGTGGGTCGCTTATCGTTCAGTCCCGGCGTTTATCGTCACTCTCGGTGGAATGATGGCGTTTCGAGGGATTCTGACCGGTATTACAAAGGGACAAACCGTTGCACCGATGCAGGAAAGTTTCCGGACGATCGGCCAGTCGTATTTGCCTCAGGGAGTGGGATTGTTTCTCGGCATTGTTATCGCCGCGGCCCTACTCTACGGATTATGGAATGCACGCCGTTCCCGTATCAAGTATGGGTTTGAAGTGGGTTCGCCTCTGATTGACACGGGGAAAGCAGTCTTTTTTATTGCACTGACCTTTATTTTTATCTTTCTCATGAGTAGTTATAAAGGCGTACCTTTTCCATTCCTGTTGGTCATCATCTTCGCGGTGATTTTTACCTTCCTGGCCAATAAGACAACGTTCGGTCGGCACATTTATGCGATCGGCGGCAACAACGAGGCTGCAAGACTTTCAGGGATCAACATCAAGAGGCGTACATTGATGGTGTTTGTTCTAAGTGCGACGATGGCCTCGATTGCCGGCATCATGCAGGTGGCCCGATTGAATGCGGCAACGATCAGTTCCGGTACCATGTATGAGTTGGACGCAATCGCGGCCTGTGTGATCGGCGGCACCAGTTTGATGGGGGGACGCGGAAAAATCAGCGGTGTCATTATCGGAGCTCTCGTAATGGCTTCCCTGGATAACGGGATGAGCATTATGAACGTCGAATCCTTCTGGCAACAGATTACCAAAGGAGCGATCCTGGTCCTGGCCGTTTGGATCGACATCTACAGCCAAAACCGGAAGAAATCCGGGAAGGTGGCTTAA
- the xylB gene encoding xylulokinase — MKYLLGIDLGTSSVKTILVDQEGRMIGSETAGYPLEQPFPGWAEQNPKVWWYATVAALDGLFKKSGVDPRQIEGIGLSGQMHGSVFLDENKQVLRPAILWCDQRTAAECEWIEKNVGPEKWNRWVANRPLTGFTAPKILWVKKHEPEIYRHIRHILLPKDYIRFRLTGELATEVSDASGTLLFDVVRRTWSKEMFDVLDIPADWMPAAHESHFVSSVITSEVADRLGLKKGVPVVGGGGDNAAGAVGTGVVKTGRVLVSLGTSGVVFAHSDQPLVDIENRLHSFCHAVAGKWHTMGVILSAAECLKWWRTNVGQQEEQIAKQSGRSVYDVMCEAADTVPPGSNGLLFLPYLLGERTPYADPDARGAFIGMTLRHDKAAMTRAVLEGVAFALRDSLEIMKQLQIPLSEIRVTGGGAKSKVWRQIIADIMGIEVVSLAVDEGPAYGAALLAGEGAGLYPSVEEACENFIRTEDRILPNPERLQRYDEYYKIYRQMYGVLQNQFHRLSELEKQQY, encoded by the coding sequence ATGAAATATTTGCTGGGGATTGATCTTGGCACTTCTTCCGTAAAGACGATCCTGGTAGATCAGGAAGGACGGATGATCGGCAGTGAAACTGCCGGTTATCCGCTTGAACAACCTTTTCCTGGATGGGCGGAACAGAACCCGAAAGTCTGGTGGTACGCAACCGTTGCCGCGCTGGACGGCTTGTTCAAGAAAAGCGGCGTTGATCCCAGGCAGATTGAGGGAATCGGGCTGTCCGGCCAAATGCATGGCTCCGTGTTTCTTGATGAGAACAAACAGGTTCTGCGACCGGCGATTTTGTGGTGTGACCAACGGACAGCCGCAGAGTGCGAATGGATAGAAAAGAATGTCGGACCGGAAAAGTGGAACCGATGGGTCGCAAATCGGCCATTAACTGGCTTTACGGCCCCGAAAATTTTATGGGTCAAAAAACATGAACCTGAAATCTATCGGCATATCAGACACATCCTGTTACCGAAAGATTACATCCGCTTCCGATTGACGGGTGAACTTGCGACTGAAGTGTCGGACGCTTCCGGTACCCTGCTGTTTGATGTTGTTCGGCGGACGTGGTCAAAAGAGATGTTCGATGTATTGGACATTCCTGCAGACTGGATGCCTGCCGCCCATGAATCTCACTTTGTGAGCTCAGTCATCACTTCGGAGGTTGCGGACCGATTGGGCTTAAAAAAAGGGGTTCCGGTGGTTGGAGGCGGCGGTGACAATGCTGCGGGCGCAGTCGGTACCGGCGTGGTCAAGACAGGCAGAGTTCTTGTGTCGTTGGGTACCTCGGGCGTAGTTTTTGCACACAGCGACCAACCGCTTGTCGATATAGAAAACAGGTTGCATTCCTTCTGCCATGCCGTTGCAGGCAAATGGCATACGATGGGTGTAATCCTTTCTGCAGCCGAATGTTTGAAGTGGTGGAGAACCAATGTGGGTCAGCAGGAAGAACAGATCGCAAAGCAGAGCGGACGCAGTGTGTATGATGTGATGTGCGAAGCGGCCGATACCGTTCCGCCCGGCTCAAACGGCCTGCTGTTTCTTCCCTATCTGCTGGGGGAAAGAACACCTTATGCAGATCCCGATGCTAGAGGGGCATTCATAGGAATGACGCTGCGGCATGACAAGGCAGCCATGACACGTGCCGTACTGGAAGGTGTCGCGTTTGCGTTGCGGGATTCACTTGAGATTATGAAGCAGCTGCAAATACCGCTTTCTGAGATTCGCGTTACAGGTGGAGGTGCTAAGTCGAAAGTATGGAGACAGATCATTGCCGATATCATGGGAATTGAAGTGGTATCGTTGGCGGTGGATGAAGGGCCCGCATATGGAGCTGCCTTGTTGGCAGGTGAAGGAGCCGGGTTATACCCGAGTGTTGAGGAAGCCTGTGAAAATTTCATCCGGACGGAAGACAGGATTCTGCCGAACCCGGAACGGCTGCAACGGTACGATGAGTATTACAAAATTTACCGTCAGATGTACGGAGTCTTGCAAAACCAGTTTCATCGTCTGTCTGAGTTAGAAAAGCAACAGTATTGA
- the xylF gene encoding D-xylose ABC transporter substrate-binding protein, with protein sequence MRNWRKWIAAVSTVVLSFSLAACGGGSNSTSSSGGSSSDKPKDKKITIGLSMATLQEERWQRDRDSFVAIAKALGADVKVQAADLDDAKQVSQAENLISQGVDVLVVIPNNASAAAAIVDKAKAAKIPVMAYDRLITNSDVDLYISFDNERVGEMQAQVITKLVPKGNYALIEGADTDNNAHLFKKGQMKVLQPLIDKGDIKIVYDQWTKDWQPNNALKNMENALTANNNKIDAVIAANDGTAGGAIQALTAQGLAGKVPVSGQDAELAALQRIVKGTQTMTVYKPLKKLAEKAAELAVQMGKGEKVQADKKLNNGKIDVPSILLDPIAVTKDNIEQTVIADGFHKKEDIYKK encoded by the coding sequence ATGAGAAATTGGAGAAAGTGGATTGCGGCAGTGTCGACTGTTGTTCTTTCCTTCTCTCTTGCCGCGTGCGGAGGTGGATCAAACTCAACAAGCTCATCGGGAGGATCATCTTCAGACAAGCCAAAGGACAAAAAAATCACAATTGGTTTGTCGATGGCCACATTGCAGGAAGAAAGATGGCAGCGGGACCGCGACAGTTTCGTAGCCATAGCTAAAGCCCTGGGGGCAGACGTGAAGGTACAAGCTGCAGACCTGGATGACGCAAAACAAGTTTCGCAGGCGGAAAACCTGATCAGCCAAGGTGTCGACGTACTGGTGGTAATCCCAAACAACGCAAGTGCAGCTGCCGCAATTGTTGATAAGGCAAAGGCGGCGAAAATTCCGGTTATGGCTTATGACCGCCTGATAACCAATTCCGACGTCGATCTGTATATTTCGTTCGACAACGAACGGGTCGGCGAAATGCAGGCACAAGTGATTACGAAACTCGTGCCAAAAGGAAATTATGCTCTGATTGAAGGTGCCGACACCGACAACAATGCCCATCTTTTTAAGAAAGGGCAAATGAAAGTGTTGCAACCGCTGATTGACAAAGGCGACATCAAGATTGTCTATGATCAATGGACGAAAGATTGGCAACCGAACAACGCTTTGAAGAATATGGAAAACGCATTGACAGCGAACAACAACAAGATTGACGCTGTTATCGCTGCGAACGATGGAACTGCGGGCGGAGCGATCCAGGCTTTGACCGCACAAGGATTGGCAGGCAAAGTCCCGGTTTCCGGGCAGGATGCCGAATTGGCCGCTTTGCAAAGAATTGTTAAGGGAACTCAGACTATGACGGTTTACAAGCCGCTGAAAAAGCTTGCTGAAAAAGCTGCTGAACTCGCGGTACAAATGGGTAAAGGCGAAAAAGTGCAAGCGGACAAGAAGCTGAATAACGGGAAGATTGATGTTCCGTCCATCCTCTTGGATCCGATTGCGGTCACAAAGGATAATATCGAACAAACGGTTATTGCTGACGGATTCCATAAGAAAGAAGACATTTACAAAAAATAA
- a CDS encoding response regulator, whose translation MKVMICDDEPIERIALQQILKQHIPELQVVGEAANGRQAILLAEQCHPDIITMDIKMPGINGLETIHEIQLRHPHVRFILVSAYDTFNYAREAIKLGVKDYILKPSKKEVIVESVRRVLREIEQERSSRQERLELLEQVAAMTPLVEKELVRELLFDTASAPTANLAKQLPERLPAGYVLTIWFKKPQDFDQSLYELLKSWDRVWVGSCRDGCMPVIVWKPAGTSSNSASLRSEVDLLAQKCAKLAPGQAFHLTVGRVVDDYTRLAESYREALLTRHCMNEEQTVGFYEEYAAQQQRLVVSIDGFTRQIIEKIKEGNETEVFQIYALMLEAMRRQSGNRLTNVRDALLSFVAVIGHVFHDVRTIPPVQSWSGDWTVMETQLEDYLRHLTKHWAEINKDRSKQLAVMAMNYIQDRYTQDIRLEDVASYVRLSPSYFSRLFKEIYGITYIDVLTQIRIEEAKKRLGKGESVKEVAYSVGYNDPNYFTRIFKKVTGRSPRSYREQK comes from the coding sequence ATGAAAGTCATGATCTGTGATGACGAACCGATTGAAAGAATCGCTCTTCAGCAGATTCTGAAACAACACATTCCTGAGCTGCAAGTGGTCGGAGAAGCAGCCAACGGCAGACAGGCGATTTTACTGGCTGAACAGTGTCACCCGGATATCATCACGATGGACATCAAAATGCCCGGCATTAACGGACTCGAGACGATTCATGAAATTCAACTGCGACATCCGCATGTCCGTTTCATTCTGGTATCGGCCTACGACACATTTAATTACGCGCGGGAAGCAATCAAACTGGGGGTCAAAGATTATATTTTAAAACCAAGCAAAAAAGAAGTGATCGTCGAAAGTGTTCGACGGGTATTGCGTGAAATCGAACAGGAACGTTCCTCCCGTCAAGAAAGGCTTGAATTGCTTGAGCAGGTTGCGGCGATGACACCTCTGGTCGAGAAGGAACTTGTGAGAGAATTGCTGTTTGATACGGCATCAGCCCCGACTGCCAATCTTGCAAAACAGTTACCGGAACGTTTACCGGCAGGGTATGTCCTGACAATATGGTTTAAAAAGCCGCAAGACTTCGATCAATCTTTGTACGAGTTATTGAAATCATGGGACAGGGTGTGGGTCGGTTCGTGCCGGGACGGTTGTATGCCCGTTATTGTTTGGAAACCGGCGGGGACGTCAAGCAATTCCGCTTCCCTACGTTCCGAGGTTGATTTACTGGCGCAAAAATGTGCCAAACTTGCACCCGGTCAGGCGTTTCATCTTACCGTTGGCCGAGTCGTAGATGATTATACACGTCTTGCCGAATCCTACCGGGAAGCCCTGTTGACAAGGCATTGCATGAATGAAGAGCAAACGGTCGGATTTTATGAGGAGTATGCCGCTCAACAACAGCGGTTAGTTGTTTCGATTGATGGTTTTACACGCCAAATCATCGAAAAAATCAAAGAAGGAAATGAAACGGAAGTTTTTCAAATTTATGCGTTGATGCTGGAAGCGATGCGCAGACAATCGGGTAACCGGTTAACAAACGTTCGGGACGCCTTGCTGTCGTTTGTCGCAGTTATCGGACATGTTTTTCATGATGTTCGGACAATCCCCCCGGTTCAATCCTGGTCCGGGGACTGGACGGTCATGGAAACACAGTTGGAAGATTACCTTCGTCATCTTACGAAGCATTGGGCAGAGATCAATAAGGACCGTTCCAAGCAATTGGCGGTGATGGCGATGAACTATATTCAGGATCGCTATACACAAGACATTCGACTGGAGGATGTGGCCTCCTATGTCAGATTGAGTCCAAGCTACTTCAGCCGGTTGTTTAAAGAAATTTACGGAATTACGTATATTGATGTTTTGACACAGATTCGGATTGAAGAAGCGAAAAAACGGCTCGGCAAAGGAGAGTCGGTTAAAGAAGTCGCCTATTCGGTAGGTTATAACGATCCCAATTATTTTACCAGGATATTCAAAAAAGTTACCGGGAGATCTCCCCGTTCCTACCGGGAACAAAAATAA